The segment CTGCGATGTGGCGGAGAAGAAGGTCGAAGCCGCCATCGCCCGTTGCGGCGGAAGGCCGAAGGGCCACCGCGATTTCCGCCGCCTCCTCGACCAGCCGGACGTGGACGCCGTGGTCATCGCCACCCCGCCCCACTGGCACGCGATCATGGCGGTGCACGCCGCCCAGGCGGGCAAGGACTTCTATGTCGAGAAGCCGATGACGCTCACCGTGGGCGAGAGCCAGGCCATCGTAGCCGCCGCGCGCCGCTACAACCGCGTTACCCAGGTCGGCACGCAAATCCACGCGGGGGCCAACTACCGCCGCGTGGTCGAGATCGTCCGCTCGGGCGTCCTCGGCCACGTCAACCTCGTCCGCACCTTCCTCAACTCGTCCGAGGGACGAAGAGGTTGCGGCCAGTCGGCCAATGCGCCCGTGCCGCCCGACCTGGATTGGGAGATGTGGGTGGGCCCCGGGCCGATGCGCCCCTACAACCCCGCCATCGTGCGCGGCGCGGGCAGCGGCCACTGCTGGTTCTGGGACTACTCGGGCGGCTGGATTCCCGGAATGGGCCCGCACATCGTGGACCTGCCGGTCTGGGCGCTGGACCTCCCGCTGCCCAACCACGTCTCGTGCTCCGGCGGTCGCTTCCTGATCAACGACTGCGGCGACGTGCCCGATGTGCAGGAGGCCCTCTTCCGCTACCCTGACCGCGTGATGACCTGGATGATGAACCTGTCGAACGCCTACGGCTTCGATCTTCAGGGTGCCGGCGGCCCGGGCCGCCGCCTCGGCGTCTACTTCCACGGCGAGCACGCCACGCTCTACAGCGACTACGGGACGCACAAGATCGTGCCCGAGGCCGACCCCAAGCAGCCGCTCCCGTTGCCCGGCCCCTCGCTCCCGCCCACGCCGGGCCACCACGCCGAGTGGCTCGCCTGCATCAAGAGCCGCCAGCAGCCGAGCTGCAACGTCTTCTATCACCACCGCGTCAACGTCCCGCTTTGCCTCGCCAATCTCTCTTACGCCATTGGCCGCTCGGTGGAGTTCGACCCTGTGAAGGAAACCATCGTCGGCGACCCCGAGGCCGCCAAGCTCCTCGCCCCCGTCTATCGCGAGCCGTGGACCCTC is part of the Planctomycetota bacterium genome and harbors:
- a CDS encoding Gfo/Idh/MocA family oxidoreductase; amino-acid sequence: MPDCLGHRSFVQGAINAAAGLGVAAKAAGAEGPAPSDMVRVGFIGVGPMGSGHLDALSKRPEVYVSAICDVAEKKVEAAIARCGGRPKGHRDFRRLLDQPDVDAVVIATPPHWHAIMAVHAAQAGKDFYVEKPMTLTVGESQAIVAAARRYNRVTQVGTQIHAGANYRRVVEIVRSGVLGHVNLVRTFLNSSEGRRGCGQSANAPVPPDLDWEMWVGPGPMRPYNPAIVRGAGSGHCWFWDYSGGWIPGMGPHIVDLPVWALDLPLPNHVSCSGGRFLINDCGDVPDVQEALFRYPDRVMTWMMNLSNAYGFDLQGAGGPGRRLGVYFHGEHATLYSDYGTHKIVPEADPKQPLPLPGPSLPPTPGHHAEWLACIKSRQQPSCNVFYHHRVNVPLCLANLSYAIGRSVEFDPVKETIVGDPEAAKLLAPVYREPWTLG